Genomic DNA from Neisseria lisongii:
ATTACTGGATTTACGCCGCCACTGCACTCCCCGTCTGTCTCGCTTCGTTCGGCTTTCACGGCAACGTATCCAGCCTGTTGAAATACTTTCGGGGCGATGCCCCAAAAGTCGCCAAAGCCCTGAAAGCCGGTACGCTGATTGCGTTGGTGATTTATATCTTGTGGCAGCTCTCGATTCACGGCAACCTACCCCGCTATGCGTTTGCGCCGGTGATTGCCGCCGAAGGCAAAGTATCGGTTTTAATTGAAACCCTGTCGCAGTTCGTGCCGACCGGCAGCATGGATTTGATTTTATCCTTCTTCGCCTATATGGCGATTGCCACCTCGTTCCTCGGCGTAACCTTGGGTCTGTTCGACTACATTGCCGATATTTTCAAATGGAACGACAGCGCCGTCGGCCGCAGCAAAACCGCCGCCCTAACCTTCTTGCCGCCGCTGATCTGCTGTCTGCTGTTCCCGACTGGCTTCGTTACCGCCATCGGCTACGTCGGTTTGGCCGCCACCATCTGGACAGCACTGATTCCCGCAATGCTGCTCTACCGTGCCAGACAAAAATTCGGCGCAGGCCGCAGCTACCAAGTTCAAGGCGGCGTGGCACTGATGATTTGGGTGTTCCTGTTCGGCATCGTCAATATCGCCGCCCAAATCCTCAGCCAGCTCGAACTGGTTCCCGTATT
This window encodes:
- a CDS encoding aromatic amino acid transporter gives rise to the protein MSTKTPSLFGGSMIIAGTIIGAGMLANPTATSGVWFTGSLLVLLYTWFSMLSSGLMILEVNTHYPHGASFDTMVKDLLGNTLNIINGLAVAFVLYLLTYAYIFVGGDLTAQGLGSLSGQDVALPVGQLVFFGILAFCVWLSTRLVDRLTSVLIGGMVITFFWATGGLMTHVKLPVLLDSAAPADTHYWIYAATALPVCLASFGFHGNVSSLLKYFRGDAPKVAKALKAGTLIALVIYILWQLSIHGNLPRYAFAPVIAAEGKVSVLIETLSQFVPTGSMDLILSFFAYMAIATSFLGVTLGLFDYIADIFKWNDSAVGRSKTAALTFLPPLICCLLFPTGFVTAIGYVGLAATIWTALIPAMLLYRARQKFGAGRSYQVQGGVALMIWVFLFGIVNIAAQILSQLELVPVFKG